The Moorena producens PAL-8-15-08-1 genomic interval CCAAAATCGAAAAGGCTGGAGCTATCATCAATAATCTGAATCGTAGCGTTATCTATTGTTGTGTTTTCAGGATAGTTGTCGGTATCGTCTGTATCAGTGATTGTGTGGGTGATTGTACTTTCGTGAGGAGTCCCTTCTGATGAGTCGTCATTTCCTGTAGCCTGTACCTTAATGGTTTGGGGTGTAGTATCGCTAAGTGTGATAGTTCCCTGCTCTACAAACCCACTCCCATCCGGCAATTTGATGTCACTATCGTCATCAGACTCAAGGGTGATTGTTACCGGTCCATTAGGATTGGTGCTTAATGCAATGGTGTATTCATTTTCCTCACCTTCTAAAATCTGACCAGTAGGTTGAGTGATGATTACCCCAGGATCATTGTCAGCAATATTAACAGTAACATCCCCAACCTTACCAAGTGGAAAGTTTAGACTGTTTGAATTAGTAATTTCGTGGCTAATGCTGACTGTTTGAGGTCCGGTGACATCTGAGTCTTCAGCAGCCTGCACCGTGATAGTTTTTTCAAATGTGGTGCTGTTGAGGGTTATCATTTGCTCGGAAGCAAATTCTTGGTCATCTTCTACCTTGATTAGACTCGATCCATTGGCTTTGATGGTGACTGTTATGTCTCCATCAAGCCCGTCTGCTTTAATCGTGTACGTACCATCTTCTTGACCCTCTTCAAGAGACAAGGTTTGGTTATCGAAGGTGAGCAGATCTGGGTTGTTGTCAGTAATCGTGGGAAAGACCTGTCTATTTTGACCTTGAGAATATTGTCCTTGTGTTGCCTGGGACTGAGTAATGGTGTGGGTGATGGTGCTGCTGTGCTGACCTTCTAGAATGTTGTCCTCAATCCCCTGCACGGTGATTTCGGTGGTGAAGTCAGTTGGGGTAAAGGTTTTTTCTACGGAAGAGACAAAGGTTTTGCCCCCATCTAAACTAAATTCACTCTGACCATCGGTAGTTTCGATTTCGACTGTTACGTTTCCATCCGGCGCGGTACTCAATCCAAATTCATAGGTACCATTTTCACCCCCTTCAATGGGTGTAGGCGTGCCTTGGATATATAGCCCTGGGTCATTATCGGTAATGTCAAGGCTGACAGGAGTAAGTTCGGTATTTAGAGGATAGTTCTCTTCGTCCTCTGTGGCTGTAACAGTGTGAGTGATGGTGCCTGGGTGAACACCTTCAGCAATGCCATCATCATTAACCTGCACTGTAACAGTTTTTTCTAAGTTGCCACTGAATACGACGGTGTGTTCGTTGCTGAACCCCTGATCATCCACATTGATTTGACTCTGCCCATCAGTTGTTCTGAGGGTAACGGTGACGGGTTGAGTTGGTGGGGGGTCTAAGGAAATAGTGTATGTCGGCGGTTGAGCAATACCTTCAGTAAGCTGGATAGTTGTCTGTGAGAGAATAACGTTTGCCATAGTGATTCAAAATGTTTAGTTAGTTATCTATAGCGATAGCTAGTACCAATTGCTAATTAGGGATAGCTGCATCAGAATTCGCTTCGGGTTTGGGTCAATGGGTTTGGGTCTATAGGAATTGGCTAAAGGGATTTCCGACACCCACTGGTATAGGTGTCGATCTGAGTTATCCATCCTCTGGCAATACAAATCCCCGACCGGGTTTCAATTTGTCTTAACACCTTTCCCCAATTAATTTGACCCAGCGATTTTATTGTCTTCCCCTTGACCTACTACTGTTCACCGGGAAAGTACCGAATTGACTGTGGCGCTAACTAGGGATTTTACATAGACTTCTCGAAAACTTTGCGTTTATAATAAATTACTGGCTTACCCCCCTTGAAAACTGCCCCACACCCGTCAGAGACTGGAGTTGTTCAGGCATGAGCGTTTCAGAGGTGTTTTGTGAAAAAAGTTTTAGGAATCATTCTTGGTGGTGGCGCAGGAAGCCGCTTATATCCCTTAACCAAGCCCCGGGCTAAACCAGCAGTGTCAGTGGCAGGCAAATACCGCTTGATCGATATTCCTGTCAGTAACTGCATTAATTCTGAGATTTACAAAATCTATGTATTAACCCAATTTAACTCAGCATCTCTCAATCGCCACATTACCCGTGCCTATAATTTCTCTGGCTTCTCAGAAGGGTTTGTTGAAATTTTACCAGCCCAAAAAACTGCGGAAAACCCAAGCTGGTTTCAGGGAACAGCAGATGCAGTTCGTCAGTATCTCTGGCTATTTGATGGCTGGGATGTTGATGAATACATAATTTTATCCGGAGACCACCTCTACCGGATGGACTATCGCTTATTTGTCCAACGTCACCGGGACACTGGAGCGGATATTACTCTATCGGTTGTGCCTATTGATGAGAAACGAGCATCTAGCTTTGGCTTGATGCAAATTGATGATCGGGGTAAGGTGATTGATTTTCGCGAGAAACCTACAGGGGAATTGCTTAAACAAATGCAAGTGGATACTACTGTGCTTGGACTTACGCCAGAACAAGCCAGAAATAGTCCTTACATTGCTTCTATGGGAATTTATGTGTTTAGTAAAGCAGTGATGAAAGAACTCCTCGAAGCTAATTCTGAGCACACAGACTTTGGTCACGAAGTTATCCCAGCCTCGATGCAGAAGTATAACATTCAAGCTTATTTATTTAATGATTATTGGCAAGATATTGGCACCATTGAGGCATTCTACAATGCTAATTTATCCCTGACTCGTCAACCTAAGCCATCCTTTAGCTTTTATCAGGAAGATGCTCCGATTTACACCAGGGCTCGTTATCTACCGCCCTCAAAGCTTTTAGACTGTCGGGTAACAGAGTCAATTATTGGAGAAGGGTGTATTCTCAAAGACTGCCGCATTAATAACTCGGTATTGGGATTGCGATCGCGAGTGGAAGCTGGAACAGTTATCGAGGACAGTTTAATTATGGGGGCTGACTACTATCAATCTTTAACAGAACGTCTCTCAGCCCAAGAACAAGGCCAAGTGACTTTAGGGATTGGTAAGGATACCGTTATTCGTCGTGCAATTATCGATAAAAATGCTTGTATCGGTAACAATGTCAAAATCTTCAACAAGGATCGTGTGGAAGAAGCCAACTGCGAAAGTGAGGGATTTTATATTCGTAATGGCATTGTTGTAGTGATCAAAAATGCCGTAATTCCCCATGGAGCCGTGATTTAGTATGGGGTGGAAAGGGTAAGCTAATCCACATCAAAATTAGGCACGCTGTAAGCATATGCGCTACGCGCACGCGTGCGCATTCAGCCTTTAGCGGTCAGCCGTCAGCCCTTACACGCTTACTTTAGACAGGCTTAGCCTAAGGATTAGGGCTTAGAGATGCTTAGGCTAGGTATTAAGTACTAAAACCATTAACCATTACCCTCAGACCTTGCTACCATTGACTCAGATCTTGCACCAGTACAGAAATACTAAATAGCCTAACGGATAACAATCAATTTCATTACAGAAACAGTCAAATATTATCACTGTTGCCTATTGCTAGCATGCCTATTGCCTACCTTCATAGGTCGATTTTCAACTTGGTGCAAGATCTCCGTAAGACCTTGCCAAAACCGCTCAAAACATTCTTAACAGAGTATTACCATGTACGGAAATTGCGATCGCAGCAGTGAGGAACAACCGAACTAAGTTTACTTGAAACCTTTGTTACCCTGGCGTTGAGGTAGATAAACCATAATCCAAGGGCAATAACTTACCCCTTACGATCTTAGACGATTAGGAGACACTCTTGATGGCTGCGACCGACTTCAAAGACTATTACTCCATCCTAGGAGTCAGCAAAACTGCTAATGCTGATGACATTAAAAAGTCCTTTCGGCGTTTGGCCCGGAAGTACCACCCAGACCTGAATCCTGGGGACAAACAAGCCGAGGCTCGCTTTAAGGAAGTCAATGAAGCCTACGAAGTGTTATCTGACTCGGACAAACGCAAGAAATACGATCAATTTGGTCAGTACTGGAAGCAAGCGGGACAAGGATGGTCTGGTCGTAGTGGAGTCGGTGTTGATGTTGGTGGCTTTGATTTTAGCCAGTACGGCAGCTTTGACGAGTTCATTAATGAATTGCTGGGTCGCTTTAGCACTGGTGCCCCTGGTGGTGCTGGCAGAAGTAGTCATAGCTACTCCTACCGTACAAGTACTTCTAGCTCTAATGGGTTTAATGATTTTGGTGGTTTTAGTGGCTATAGCAGCACTTCAGGCTTTAACAACACTACAGGAGCAAGTGCTGACCGGGAAGCAACCATTAGCCTCAGTTGGTCTGAAGCCTTTAATGGTGTCCAAAAACGTTTCAGCCTAGGTAGTGAAACTATAACTGTCAAGATTCCCCCTGGTGCCAAACCCGGTAGTCGTATTCGGGTGCGAGGCAAGGGTCAGGTCAATCCTCTGAATGGGCAAAAGGGAGATTTGTATTTGAAAGTAGAACTCAAATCTCACTCTTTCTTTGAGTTCGATGGTGAGAATCTGGTTTGCGAAGTGCCAATCACACCAGATGAAGCGGTTTTGGGTGGGTCAATCGACGTACCAACTCCAGATGGCTCTGTGAGTATGAATATTCCTGCTGGTATTCGTTCTGGTCAATCTCTACGGTTGCGGGGTAAAGGCTGGTCTTTACCTAAGGGTGGACGTAGTGATCAGTTAGTGCGAATTACGATAGTAACTCCGAAAAACCTCACCAATCAGGAGCGGGAGTACTATGAAAAAATCCGTGAAAATCGCCGCTTCAATCCCCGCAGTCACTTGTCCCAAGTTCGACTTTGATTATATCTAGCAGTTCTCAATTGGGTGAGGGACTTACTAGGAGTGGGTTAATGGGAGTAGGGAGTAGGGAGTAGGGAGTAGGGGTAAGACCATTGACTTTACCTCATAAGAGGGTGTCGATGGCATTGAGCAGTGTATCTACTTCAGCATTGGGATTCAGGAAAGAAAATAGATGTTGAAAGCGGAGTTTTCCTAGCTGATCTAAAAGAAATTGAGCAGGTAGGGGAGCACCAAGTGCTTGACCAAGGTTATAGGCGCGAAAAGTTCTACAGTTGGGGTCGCTCAGCAGTGGCATTTGTAAACTGAGATCGTTAACAACTTGTTGGCTTTGCCTGATATCTGTACTCGTAATCATTAACACCTCAACCCCTTTCTCAGTCAAGCGTTGGTAGTTCTCATTGATGTTTTTGATGTGAGGGAAGCACAGGGGACAGTAATGCTTTTCTGTGAAAATGCGGGTGAATGCCAAGATCACTGGTTGTTTGCCCTGATAATCGGATAATTTGATCTGACGGTTATTGGTAATATCTGGTAGCTCAAAATCAGGTGTCCTTGCTCCGAGTTGTAGGGCGTTAGTTGCTGGTACAGGCACAAAATTGTGGAAGAAGCGCTGATTGATTAAGCCACTAAAGTTAAGGTCTCTGAGCATCAGGGATTCAATTCTCCTGGACAGGGAATAGTTTATGGTTACTGTTATAGTTTACCTGTAGGCAACCTCAACGGTAGCTAGTTCAGGTAAAGCATGAATTAAGTGACTACTTTCACTTCATAGACCGGAAGAGGGGCAAGAGGGGGAAGCGATGGAGATCAGCGCTGGTCACCCCTTTAGAATAAGAAATCACATCAACCAAGTACGGACATAAGCATTCAGGGGTCAGCGGTCAGCGGGTTGGAGTTCCTCAACTAAAGCATCGTATGCTGGTTTGGGACGATAGGATTCATCAAAGAGTAAGGGCGAGTCGGGACGGTCAAAAAAGTAGGGAATCCAAGAGTAATTGTCGCTCAACCCCCAAGTTGCAAAAGATTTACAGTTGGGAGCATCTAGACAAACACGTAGTATATCTCGATAAACCTCTGCTTGGGCAGCCAATTTTTCTTCTGTTGTGCCCTTGCCATCGTAGATTTGTACGTCCATTTCTGTAATCCGCACTTCTAAACCCAATTCACCTAGACGCTTAATATTTGCTGCTACCTTTTTAGGATTGAAGGGTCTCTTAATACTAGTGTGCATCTGAAAGCCAACACCGTGAATGGGGACACCCCGTTGCTGCAAATCTTTGACCAAGGCATAGATGGCATTACTCTTTTTGCCTAGTTCTTCTCCTTTATAGTCATTGTAGAATAATTTTGCTTGTGGGTCAGCTTGATGAGCCCAGCGAAATGCCATCTCAATGTATTCTGGACCAATTCCCTTTAGCCAAATTGTTTTTCTTAGGGAACCATCGTTTTCAATCGCTTCATTGACTACATCCCAAACAAGTATTTGTCCACGAAATCGACTAACTACTGTGTAAATATGTTCTCGCAAGATATCGATCAATTCTTGGCGACTCCATTCTTTTTTCTTTAACCAATCTGGTAAGCTGTTATGCCAGACTAAAGTGTGCCCGTATACCTGCATTTGGTTAGCCTGGGCAAAATTGACGATAGTAGAGGGATTAGTAAAATCATAGCGATCGCGTTTTGGATGCAGCCGTCCAAACTTCATGGCATTTTCTGGTGTTACCAGATTGAACTCACGAGCTAGTACTTCTTGATAAGTATCATCTTCTTCTAAGGGTTTAGCCTGCACTGCTGTACCGATGCTGATTCCTCGCTCTTTGGTTAAAGAACGCAAGGTAGTATCAGTTGAGCTTTGATTATTCTTATTCTGGATTTGAACTATGGCTGAAGAGGTAGTATTAGGTTCTTTTGCAATCTCCGTTTGACTATCTAATTGAGAGTTAAAAGTGAATAATGTTAAAGTTAAACCTAAGGATATCAGTATTAAAACAGTGAACCATTTATATTTTTTCATGAGTGAATATGCTTGTGAATTAAAAACCATATCAAACTAGCATACCACAGACTTTAATCCTATTTTATATAGTAAAATCGATAAACTAAGAGAAATAGCCAGCAACAAACACCAACCTACGAACTTGATTCCTAATATTTCTGCTAAATTAAAAGTAGCTTCAGCAAAAATGTTACTGCCTAAGGAAAGTAAAATTTGACTCACGAGACCATTAATACAAAAGATGCCTAGGCTATATCTTGACAAAATAGTAACAGTTTGGGTCACAAGTAAAGGGAATTTTTGTGCTTCTACGCAACTAAAGCACAGAAAAGCAACAGGTACGCTAATTAAGCAAAAAAACATTATATATTCAAAAGGTGGGACATTTCCTGCTGTAATTTTTCCCAACCAGCTATATTCAGCCATCATCAGCACACCAGTTAGTAAGATAAGTAAAACTTTTGCTTGATTTGGAGTATGAGCAGATTTTTTCCTGATTAAAGGCAATTTGTGATAGCAATAAGCACCTAAAGCTAGGTAAGCAAACCAGTAAATTAAGGGAATTCGCTGGAAAGTTTGTAAAACTTTAATAATTTCTGGTGCAATAAATCCAGCCAGAGAAGCCTGAATAAAAATGAAAACAAGCAGTTGAAGTAAGAGAGTAGTAATAAGAGTTATAAAATTGCCGATATAATGTCTAGTTAAGATAAAGACAGGGATAAGTTGAAACATACTTAGTAAGTAGTAGGCACCTGTAAAGATTTCACCTGTTAAAACAGCAGTGCTTATTTCTAAAGGTGAATTGCCTGTTGCTAATTTAATAGTAGCTGCCAAGCTAAACCAAAAAGCAGTAGGAATTGCTAGACGAAAGAGACGCTTTTTGAGCAAAGCTAAAGCTGATTTGTTAGGGCGAGTAGTTAATCCACGCTGTAGTAATAGAAAAGAGATTGTTAAAAATACTGGTACACAAAATCTTAAGGGTGAAAATAAAATGTCTATGAATAAAGCACTAGAGGCATAGGTAGAGTAAGGAACAAACAATGAGTGGTAAGAGACAACGGCAGTAATGCTTAGGGCTTTAATAACATCAAGAAAAAAAGTCGATCTTTGGAAGTAAATAGTTGATGATTTTAAGGATATTTACTACTAAAAGTATCTAACAACATATAATTATATTATTATTGTTATTTTTTTGAATTAAAACGGAATCAAATTTTTAATTTGAAATAATTGATAGTAGCTTACATCCCTCCTGAAAAAATAAAATCTTTTACCATAGATAAGTACAGATAGTTATCCACTTCTGCAAGAGACTGAATGGGAAATCCAGGTGAGTAGGGATAACTAATCTGTGTATAAAAGATAGCTTTAGAGAAAACTGACTTTTAGGTCAATGCTTTTCTTTTGGAAGATTGCTCCAGAGCAGAAATGTTGAATGATAGTTAAAAACCTAGACAAATAGCCTCTAATTTGATAAAATAGAGGCTAAATAAAAATATAATAATGTTAATTCGATGATATCAAATTTTCCACAAATCGTCAAAAAATACCTAGGAAAACTACCTACTGATGATTATCCAGTCCTCAATACTTTCCTATTTGTATCAACCTGGTTAGACTTTGTATTAGATTGGCCAAAAGGCCACGCTACGCGAACAGAGTCAAACTAGTATGAGGAGTTTATTCAAGCGTTTGAATGTACGTGGTATAGACGTAGACATATCGACTTTCTCTAAGGCGAGCAAAGTTAGAAATCCAATGGTGTTTTATAATTTGTTCATTGACTTAAGAAAAAGTCTGAATAAAAACCAAAAAATAGGCAAAAATAAATTAGCATTATTTCCTATAGATTCAACAATAGTGACCTTAACTAGTAAGCTGTTATGGAGTCAAGGTTTTCATCAAGTTAAACTATTCAGTGGTTTAAATTTGTTAACAGCAGAACCAGGAGGAATAATGATTCATTTTGGTCAAGGTCACGATAGTAAATATGGCGATAGCACAATAGAATCAACTCCAGATAAAGGAGTCAGCGTAATGGATAGAGGATTTTCGAGTCTGGCTAGAATCCAAAATCTAAAAACCAAAGAAAATCGTTATTTTGTCTTAAGAATTAATAACAATTTTAAGCTAGAAATGTTGGAGGATGGCCAGTACATAATTGGAACAGGTAAAGATCAAGTAAAAGTGAGATTAGTAAACTTTTGTGACCTCGAAACTAAAACTGAATTTAGACTAGTGACTAACCTACCAGAAACAGGTGAAGCAGGAAGAAGTAATGAAGAGATTGCAGATTTTTATCGTTTATTTGAAGTTACCGTAAGAGAGTGGAGCCTTTAATGTCGGCAGGTTATGGGTAAAAGGTTTAAGTTATATGAAGAAGGCTCCACTCTCTAAGGTTTCGTCTCCTTGGATGGCAAATAGAGTTGTTCTGGAAGTTTTTGAAAATGCATCTGAAACTCGAAAGATTAATAACCAAAAATATTAATGGTATTGAAATACAAATATATAGCTGTCTGATCGGCGAAGCCGCGCCAAAGGCGATCGCTTACCTGTTATTACAATTGGTTAATATTCCTCATGAATTTGGAAGTAAATTATTAGATAAGCTTCGATATTTACAAGCTTTTATGTGTGAAAATATTAGCTATGTACATTGGTTTGATAAGATGGTGTTCTCGTGAAGCTATCTGGTGTGTTATAGGTGTAGTGTATCTAATTTTAGGTACATAACTCTCGGGATTCAACATTTATGGCTCCAGAGGTGTTACAGCTTGCTCTTTTAGGTGAAGATGGTTCTTAGCATAGTGAGCCGTTAGATAGTGGTTAAGTACCCTGTCGAGAGCATTGAGTACTTTGTT includes:
- a CDS encoding glucose-1-phosphate adenylyltransferase, with the protein product MKKVLGIILGGGAGSRLYPLTKPRAKPAVSVAGKYRLIDIPVSNCINSEIYKIYVLTQFNSASLNRHITRAYNFSGFSEGFVEILPAQKTAENPSWFQGTADAVRQYLWLFDGWDVDEYIILSGDHLYRMDYRLFVQRHRDTGADITLSVVPIDEKRASSFGLMQIDDRGKVIDFREKPTGELLKQMQVDTTVLGLTPEQARNSPYIASMGIYVFSKAVMKELLEANSEHTDFGHEVIPASMQKYNIQAYLFNDYWQDIGTIEAFYNANLSLTRQPKPSFSFYQEDAPIYTRARYLPPSKLLDCRVTESIIGEGCILKDCRINNSVLGLRSRVEAGTVIEDSLIMGADYYQSLTERLSAQEQGQVTLGIGKDTVIRRAIIDKNACIGNNVKIFNKDRVEEANCESEGFYIRNGIVVVIKNAVIPHGAVI
- a CDS encoding DnaJ C-terminal domain-containing protein, encoding MAATDFKDYYSILGVSKTANADDIKKSFRRLARKYHPDLNPGDKQAEARFKEVNEAYEVLSDSDKRKKYDQFGQYWKQAGQGWSGRSGVGVDVGGFDFSQYGSFDEFINELLGRFSTGAPGGAGRSSHSYSYRTSTSSSNGFNDFGGFSGYSSTSGFNNTTGASADREATISLSWSEAFNGVQKRFSLGSETITVKIPPGAKPGSRIRVRGKGQVNPLNGQKGDLYLKVELKSHSFFEFDGENLVCEVPITPDEAVLGGSIDVPTPDGSVSMNIPAGIRSGQSLRLRGKGWSLPKGGRSDQLVRITIVTPKNLTNQEREYYEKIRENRRFNPRSHLSQVRL
- a CDS encoding peroxiredoxin family protein yields the protein MLRDLNFSGLINQRFFHNFVPVPATNALQLGARTPDFELPDITNNRQIKLSDYQGKQPVILAFTRIFTEKHYCPLCFPHIKNINENYQRLTEKGVEVLMITSTDIRQSQQVVNDLSLQMPLLSDPNCRTFRAYNLGQALGAPLPAQFLLDQLGKLRFQHLFSFLNPNAEVDTLLNAIDTLL
- a CDS encoding endo-1,4-beta-xylanase; translated protein: MKKYKWFTVLILISLGLTLTLFTFNSQLDSQTEIAKEPNTTSSAIVQIQNKNNQSSTDTTLRSLTKERGISIGTAVQAKPLEEDDTYQEVLAREFNLVTPENAMKFGRLHPKRDRYDFTNPSTIVNFAQANQMQVYGHTLVWHNSLPDWLKKKEWSRQELIDILREHIYTVVSRFRGQILVWDVVNEAIENDGSLRKTIWLKGIGPEYIEMAFRWAHQADPQAKLFYNDYKGEELGKKSNAIYALVKDLQQRGVPIHGVGFQMHTSIKRPFNPKKVAANIKRLGELGLEVRITEMDVQIYDGKGTTEEKLAAQAEVYRDILRVCLDAPNCKSFATWGLSDNYSWIPYFFDRPDSPLLFDESYRPKPAYDALVEELQPADR
- a CDS encoding acyltransferase family protein, which codes for MSLKSSTIYFQRSTFFLDVIKALSITAVVSYHSLFVPYSTYASSALFIDILFSPLRFCVPVFLTISFLLLQRGLTTRPNKSALALLKKRLFRLAIPTAFWFSLAATIKLATGNSPLEISTAVLTGEIFTGAYYLLSMFQLIPVFILTRHYIGNFITLITTLLLQLLVFIFIQASLAGFIAPEIIKVLQTFQRIPLIYWFAYLALGAYCYHKLPLIRKKSAHTPNQAKVLLILLTGVLMMAEYSWLGKITAGNVPPFEYIMFFCLISVPVAFLCFSCVEAQKFPLLVTQTVTILSRYSLGIFCINGLVSQILLSLGSNIFAEATFNLAEILGIKFVGWCLLLAISLSLSILLYKIGLKSVVC